A single Streptomyces mirabilis DNA region contains:
- a CDS encoding TIGR03767 family metallophosphoesterase: MAGTEPVSAAVNRRRFLLASGATAAAGVAGTSAGTLLPRQRRHPAVEPAARSVVRRPPRSTPRAAPYAVTTLETTARLGGSPHTGTYRRLVSGPGWPLVVRKELATPGAGRQDRRTPLACFVQFTDLHIADVQNPLRTEFLRSRGASSWRAQEALTVAGAVALVEQVNALGTGPNTRLRPAFVMTTGDNVDNNSAIELEWFLTVMNGGRITPNTGDPRAYEGAQNSGLPLYWHPGDPHLRDLDKRRGLPLIPGFLDAATRPITSPGLRIPWYSTVGNHDDLPGGCLSPALNDFAVGSRKLLSVPAADAAAYAKALGSGDDPKSEVLKAILTRNAASARTVTADERRRLCTPHDYLAAHLDPAHTGAGPVGHGYTQDNLDGERMYYSFKVAENVLGISIDTTYRSGHYEGSLGSDQLRWLERTLAAHSSRSYDTDGRLVRNTGADDAHILVFSHHHSPSMTRRPDAARTDEPRHDGAEVIALLSRFPNVVAWINGHSHVNRITPHPHATPARSFWEVNTASHVDYPHHARLIELTDNGDGTVSLFTTLVESAAPHRTAPDFDDLSAVGLASLYREVAYNAPGLAESMKGGVQEGWAGGAGDRNAELVVAGGPAAA, translated from the coding sequence ATGGCCGGAACCGAACCTGTATCCGCCGCCGTCAACCGTCGTCGATTTCTGCTCGCCTCAGGCGCCACGGCAGCGGCCGGCGTCGCCGGAACCAGCGCGGGGACGCTCCTGCCGCGCCAGCGCCGGCACCCCGCCGTCGAGCCCGCCGCACGGAGCGTCGTCCGGCGACCGCCCCGCAGCACCCCGCGGGCGGCGCCGTACGCCGTGACCACCCTGGAGACGACGGCCCGCCTCGGCGGCAGCCCCCACACCGGCACCTATCGACGGCTGGTCTCGGGCCCCGGCTGGCCCCTGGTCGTCCGTAAGGAGCTCGCCACGCCCGGCGCCGGGCGCCAGGACCGGCGCACCCCGCTCGCGTGCTTCGTACAGTTCACCGACCTCCATATCGCCGACGTACAGAACCCGCTGCGCACCGAGTTCCTGCGCTCGCGCGGAGCCTCGTCGTGGCGGGCGCAGGAGGCGCTGACGGTGGCCGGGGCGGTCGCGCTCGTCGAGCAGGTGAACGCGCTCGGCACAGGGCCGAACACGAGGCTGCGCCCCGCCTTCGTGATGACCACGGGCGACAACGTCGACAACAACTCCGCGATCGAGCTGGAGTGGTTCCTGACCGTGATGAACGGCGGCCGGATCACGCCGAACACCGGCGACCCGCGGGCGTACGAAGGCGCCCAGAACTCCGGTCTCCCCCTTTACTGGCACCCCGGGGATCCCCACCTGCGCGATCTGGACAAGCGGCGCGGGCTGCCCCTGATCCCCGGTTTCCTCGACGCGGCCACCCGCCCGATCACCAGCCCGGGGCTGCGCATCCCCTGGTACTCCACGGTCGGCAACCACGACGATCTGCCCGGCGGTTGCCTGTCGCCCGCGCTGAACGACTTCGCCGTCGGCTCCCGCAAACTGCTGTCGGTACCCGCCGCGGACGCGGCCGCCTACGCCAAGGCGCTCGGGTCGGGCGACGATCCGAAGAGCGAGGTGCTCAAGGCGATCCTGACCCGGAACGCGGCCTCGGCACGGACCGTGACCGCCGACGAGCGGCGCCGGCTGTGCACCCCGCACGACTATCTGGCCGCCCATCTCGACCCCGCCCACACCGGTGCCGGTCCGGTCGGCCACGGCTACACCCAGGACAACCTGGACGGCGAGCGGATGTACTACTCCTTCAAGGTGGCCGAGAACGTCCTCGGCATCAGCATCGACACGACGTACCGCAGCGGCCACTACGAGGGTTCACTCGGCAGCGACCAACTCCGCTGGCTGGAAAGGACCCTGGCCGCGCACAGCTCCCGGTCCTACGACACGGACGGCCGGCTCGTCCGCAACACCGGGGCCGACGACGCCCACATCCTGGTCTTCAGTCACCACCACAGCCCCAGCATGACCCGCCGTCCCGACGCCGCCCGCACGGACGAGCCGCGTCACGACGGAGCGGAGGTCATCGCCCTGCTCAGCCGGTTCCCGAACGTGGTGGCCTGGATCAACGGGCACAGCCACGTCAACCGGATCACGCCGCACCCGCACGCGACACCCGCCCGCTCCTTCTGGGAGGTCAACACCGCTTCCCACGTGGACTATCCGCACCACGCCCGGCTGATCGAACTGACCGACAACGGGGACGGGACGGTGTCCCTGTTCACCACCCTCGTCGAGTCCGCCGCGCCGCACCGCACCGCCCCGGACTTCGACGACCTGTCGGCGGTGGGACTCGCCTCCCTGTACCGGGAAGTGGCCTACAACGCTCCCGGCCTTGCCGAGAGCATGAAGGGCGGCGTCCAGGAGGGCTGGGCGGGCGGTGCCGGGGACCGCAACGCGGAACTGGTGGTGGCGGGCGGGCCGGCGGCGGCGTAA
- a CDS encoding beta-glucosidase family protein, with amino-acid sequence MSHTFSRRSTLRLLGGAIAVAAAATTATGSVPLARAESRSGAGPHVEGLIVKLTLDEKISLLHGATDPASLGQAGYTPGVPRLGIPPLRLADGPAGVRVTRHATALPAPVLLASAFDPGLARRYGQVIGREGRALGQDVLLSPMVNLIRTPYAGRNFETFSEDPLLAGDLVAAEIRGIQGEGLIATVKHFALNNQEQDRMSIDVRVDEQTMHEVELRGFEAAVAARTGAVMGAYNKVNGTFACENKSLLTDILREQWGFGGWVMTDWFAAHSTVTALTAGLDMEMPDGTYFGAALKTAVQSGAVAESYVDRAVRRVLAVMDRFGLLDGSVPPRPARDPKAGAAVALEVAEAGATLLRNKRHALPLTGAAARSIAVVGPTGSLPFVSGGGSAHVVPDQADSPLDAIRSRAGGGARVSYALGEDLFGKAIPSAALTSGIDTEGQNVPAGGAWTYTGTLTVADADEWTFVIHYSGIRPTVLVGGVELFPPLPGYGEYFSGGLVSAAPDGLAVRRKALDLAKGKHQVSITAQGADTGQLFRLRRVTGATRAQDVAEAVDAARAAHSVVLFAYEDATEGLDRGTLALPGNQEQLIKAVAAANPRTAVVLNTSSSTSMPWLDGTAAVLQMYYPGQEGAAATAAVLFGDCDPGGRLTQSFAVDDAHHPVAGDPHRYPGVNGTEEYSEGIHVGYRWYDAQGVRPLFPFGHGLSYTSFAYEDLRVRGSEVGFTVRNTGRRDGVEVAQVYLGPSPDLRLDQAVRVLAGYRRLALRSGERRRVTVRLDRRTLSSWDAGRHDWVLGTGRRAVWVGSSSRDLRLRGGVEVGA; translated from the coding sequence ATGTCCCACACCTTTTCCCGGCGTTCGACCCTGCGTCTGCTGGGCGGCGCCATCGCGGTCGCCGCGGCGGCCACCACCGCCACCGGCTCCGTTCCGCTCGCCCGGGCGGAGTCCAGATCCGGCGCCGGCCCTCACGTAGAGGGTTTGATAGTCAAACTCACTCTCGATGAGAAGATCTCCCTGCTGCACGGCGCCACCGACCCCGCCTCGCTCGGCCAGGCCGGGTACACGCCCGGAGTACCCCGCCTCGGTATCCCCCCGCTCCGTCTCGCCGACGGCCCCGCCGGAGTCCGCGTCACCCGGCACGCCACCGCCCTGCCCGCCCCGGTGCTTCTCGCCTCCGCCTTCGACCCCGGCCTGGCCCGCCGCTACGGGCAGGTCATCGGACGCGAGGGCCGCGCCCTCGGCCAGGACGTGCTGCTCTCCCCGATGGTCAACCTCATCCGCACCCCGTACGCGGGCCGCAACTTCGAGACGTTCAGCGAGGACCCGCTGCTCGCCGGCGACCTGGTCGCGGCCGAGATCCGCGGCATCCAGGGCGAGGGCCTCATCGCGACCGTCAAGCACTTCGCGCTGAACAACCAGGAGCAGGACCGCATGTCCATCGACGTGCGGGTCGACGAGCAGACCATGCACGAGGTCGAACTGCGCGGCTTCGAGGCGGCCGTCGCCGCCCGCACCGGCGCGGTCATGGGCGCGTACAACAAGGTCAACGGCACCTTCGCCTGCGAGAACAAGTCGCTCCTCACCGACATCCTGCGCGAGCAGTGGGGCTTCGGCGGCTGGGTGATGACCGACTGGTTCGCGGCCCACAGCACCGTCACCGCCCTCACCGCGGGCCTCGACATGGAGATGCCGGACGGTACGTACTTCGGGGCCGCCCTGAAGACGGCCGTGCAGAGCGGCGCCGTGGCCGAGTCCTACGTCGACCGGGCCGTACGCCGCGTCCTCGCCGTGATGGACCGCTTCGGGCTGCTCGACGGCAGCGTTCCGCCCCGTCCCGCCCGCGACCCGAAGGCGGGCGCGGCCGTCGCCCTGGAGGTCGCCGAGGCGGGCGCGACGCTCCTGCGCAACAAGCGCCACGCACTGCCCCTGACCGGCGCCGCCGCCCGCAGCATCGCCGTCGTCGGCCCCACCGGCTCCCTGCCGTTCGTCAGCGGCGGCGGCAGCGCGCACGTCGTCCCGGACCAGGCCGACAGCCCGCTCGACGCCATCCGCTCCCGCGCGGGAGGGGGCGCCCGAGTGTCGTACGCGCTCGGCGAGGACCTCTTCGGCAAGGCCATCCCGAGCGCGGCGCTGACCTCGGGCATCGACACCGAGGGCCAGAACGTCCCCGCCGGAGGTGCCTGGACGTACACGGGGACGCTCACCGTCGCGGACGCCGACGAGTGGACCTTCGTCATCCACTACTCCGGCATCCGGCCCACGGTGCTCGTCGGCGGCGTCGAACTCTTCCCGCCGCTGCCCGGCTACGGCGAGTACTTCAGCGGCGGTCTGGTCTCCGCGGCGCCCGACGGACTCGCCGTCCGCCGCAAGGCCCTCGACCTCGCGAAGGGCAAGCACCAGGTCTCCATCACCGCCCAGGGCGCCGACACGGGACAACTCTTCCGGCTGCGGCGAGTCACCGGGGCGACCCGCGCCCAGGACGTCGCCGAGGCGGTGGACGCCGCGCGCGCCGCCCACAGCGTCGTCCTCTTCGCCTACGAGGACGCCACCGAGGGCCTGGACCGCGGCACCCTCGCACTGCCCGGCAACCAGGAGCAGCTGATCAAGGCCGTCGCGGCGGCCAACCCCCGGACGGCCGTCGTCCTCAACACCTCCTCCTCGACCTCGATGCCCTGGCTGGACGGCACGGCCGCCGTGCTCCAGATGTACTACCCGGGCCAGGAGGGCGCGGCCGCCACCGCCGCCGTCCTGTTCGGCGACTGCGATCCCGGCGGCCGGCTCACCCAGTCCTTCGCGGTCGACGACGCCCACCACCCGGTCGCCGGCGACCCGCACCGCTACCCCGGCGTGAACGGCACCGAGGAGTACTCGGAGGGGATCCACGTCGGCTACCGCTGGTACGACGCGCAGGGCGTGCGCCCGCTGTTCCCCTTCGGGCACGGACTCTCGTACACCTCGTTCGCGTACGAGGACCTGCGGGTCCGGGGGAGCGAGGTCGGTTTCACCGTGCGCAACACCGGGCGGCGCGACGGCGTCGAGGTGGCGCAGGTCTACCTGGGGCCGTCGCCCGATCTCCGGCTCGACCAGGCCGTACGGGTGCTGGCCGGGTACCGGCGACTCGCGCTGCGGTCGGGGGAGCGGCGACGGGTGACGGTGCGCCTCGACCGGCGCACGCTGTCGTCCTGGGACGCCGGGCGGCACGACTGGGTCCTCGGCACCGGGCGGCGCGCGGTGTGGGTGGGGTCGTCGTCGCGGGACCTGCGGCTGCGCGGCGGCGTGGAGGTGGGCGCGTGA